In the genome of Bacteroidota bacterium, one region contains:
- the secDF gene encoding protein translocase subunit SecDF produces the protein MQNKGTIRLFTFLFALVSIYQLYFTFKAKSVEKDAVEYANGDEVKQQYYLDSIAQKPVMNFLWVKDFTYSQVKEKELNLGLDLKGGINVILQVSVKDILVGLSNESRNPVFNAALANASKQQTDSQDDYLTLFFDAFEEENAAKGNQTKLAAADIFGNKDLRGKINFDMTDDEVQKIIREEADGAIDRAFTVLRARIDKFGVAQPNIQRLENSGRILVELPGVKDAERVKKLLQSTAQLEFWETYTNDQVIGYLQAANNRLKDLVEVPVTKKDEAEKGIEETVTSGLDSLLVDGTPKEDLNVDAIAANPLFSVLDPRSNQGSPMIGFAEIRDTAKINSYLNMREVRELLPPALQYVEFHWEAKPDSRNGNRLTLYAIKKNRDNVPPLGGDVITDAKSDFDQTSSMPVVSMEMSKLGAKKWHKLTEENVDKSIAIVLDGYVYSAPRVNEPISGGRSQISGRFTVNESQDLANVLKAGKLPAPARIIQAEIIGPSLGQEAIDSGVLAFGISLLIVLGWMFFYYGRAGLFSDIALAANILFIFGVLASIGAVLTLPGIAGIVLTIGMSVDANVLIYERVREELKKGKSVKQAIKDGYSQAYSSILDANITTLLTGIILYVFGTGPVQGFATTLIIGILTSLFSAIFITRLLIERKLVADKTISFSTGGTDKWFANPNFDFLGKRKIAYMVSGAIVVLGIVSLMTKGLNQGVDFVGGRTFTVRFEQPVKTQDVSKALADVLIDEDGNKMAPIVKTLGSSNQVKITTKYKIDQDAPEVDHEVNELLYKGLNSFLPADYDYDKFVGGADSNVGIMQSVKVGPTIADDIKEAAFLAILFSLIVVFLYILFRFRKVGFSSGAVVAVFHDSLIVLSLFSVFYGILPFSLEIDQAFIAAILTVIGYSLNDTVVVFDRIREVIGEHKNREFKGMVNEAMNSTLSRTVNTSLTTFFVILSIFIFAETIRGFMFALLVGIVVGTYSSLFIATPVMYDIEAKRKNGLAKEDEK, from the coding sequence ATGCAAAACAAAGGTACGATTAGACTCTTTACCTTCTTATTTGCGCTTGTAAGTATTTATCAGCTTTATTTTACTTTTAAAGCTAAGAGCGTAGAAAAAGATGCGGTGGAGTATGCGAATGGAGATGAAGTAAAACAACAGTATTACTTAGATTCTATTGCCCAAAAACCAGTGATGAACTTTCTTTGGGTTAAGGATTTTACTTATAGCCAGGTAAAAGAAAAAGAATTAAACTTAGGTTTGGACCTAAAAGGGGGGATCAACGTTATTTTACAGGTATCTGTAAAAGACATTTTAGTTGGTCTTTCGAACGAATCCAGAAATCCGGTATTTAATGCTGCTTTGGCAAATGCCTCGAAACAACAGACAGACAGTCAGGATGATTATTTGACTTTGTTTTTCGATGCTTTTGAAGAAGAAAATGCTGCAAAAGGTAATCAGACTAAGTTAGCTGCTGCCGACATTTTTGGAAACAAAGATTTAAGAGGGAAAATAAACTTCGACATGACTGATGACGAGGTTCAGAAAATAATTCGTGAAGAAGCCGACGGAGCGATAGACAGAGCTTTTACAGTTCTTCGTGCACGTATTGATAAGTTCGGTGTTGCTCAGCCTAATATCCAGCGTCTTGAGAATTCAGGTCGTATTTTGGTAGAATTACCTGGTGTTAAAGATGCTGAACGTGTTAAGAAACTTCTTCAGTCGACAGCTCAGTTAGAGTTTTGGGAAACTTATACAAACGATCAGGTTATTGGCTATTTACAAGCTGCAAATAACCGTTTGAAAGATCTTGTTGAGGTTCCTGTAACTAAAAAGGATGAAGCAGAAAAGGGTATAGAGGAAACTGTAACTTCAGGATTAGATTCACTTTTAGTGGATGGTACTCCGAAAGAAGACTTAAATGTTGATGCTATAGCAGCAAATCCGTTATTCAGTGTATTAGATCCGCGTTCTAATCAGGGTTCACCTATGATTGGATTTGCTGAGATCAGAGATACTGCAAAAATCAACTCTTACTTAAACATGCGTGAGGTTCGCGAATTGTTGCCTCCTGCATTACAATATGTAGAATTTCATTGGGAGGCTAAGCCGGATTCCAGAAACGGGAACAGATTGACTCTTTATGCTATAAAGAAAAACCGTGATAATGTACCGCCACTTGGAGGAGATGTTATTACTGATGCTAAGTCGGATTTCGATCAGACATCGAGTATGCCGGTTGTTTCTATGGAAATGAGTAAGCTTGGTGCAAAGAAATGGCACAAATTAACGGAAGAGAATGTAGATAAGTCTATTGCTATTGTTCTTGACGGTTATGTTTATTCGGCACCTAGAGTTAACGAGCCTATTTCAGGAGGACGTTCTCAGATCTCAGGTAGATTTACTGTTAACGAGTCTCAGGATTTAGCAAACGTATTGAAAGCGGGTAAACTTCCTGCTCCTGCCAGAATTATTCAGGCAGAGATTATCGGGCCATCACTTGGTCAGGAAGCAATTGATTCGGGAGTATTAGCTTTCGGAATTTCATTATTGATAGTTTTAGGATGGATGTTCTTCTACTATGGTAGAGCTGGTTTATTCTCAGATATTGCACTAGCTGCAAATATCTTGTTTATATTTGGAGTGCTTGCTTCTATTGGAGCTGTATTAACACTTCCCGGTATTGCTGGTATTGTACTTACAATAGGTATGTCGGTTGATGCCAACGTACTTATTTACGAGCGTGTTCGTGAAGAGCTTAAGAAAGGTAAGTCGGTAAAACAGGCAATTAAAGACGGATACAGCCAGGCTTATTCTTCTATTCTTGATGCCAACATTACTACCTTGTTAACAGGTATAATTCTTTATGTATTTGGAACGGGACCTGTACAAGGTTTCGCAACTACATTGATTATAGGTATTCTTACTTCATTGTTCTCAGCAATCTTTATTACAAGATTATTGATCGAGCGTAAGCTTGTAGCAGATAAAACTATTTCATTCTCAACAGGTGGAACTGATAAATGGTTTGCTAATCCTAACTTCGATTTCTTAGGAAAGCGTAAGATAGCTTACATGGTTTCGGGAGCAATTGTTGTTCTGGGTATTGTGTCTTTAATGACAAAAGGTCTTAACCAGGGTGTTGACTTTGTTGGAGGGCGTACATTTACTGTTCGTTTCGAGCAGCCTGTAAAAACTCAGGATGTATCTAAAGCTTTAGCTGATGTACTTATTGATGAGGATGGTAATAAAATGGCACCTATAGTGAAGACTTTAGGATCGTCTAACCAGGTAAAGATTACTACTAAATATAAAATCGACCAGGATGCACCTGAAGTTGATCACGAAGTAAATGAATTGCTTTATAAGGGACTTAACAGTTTCTTACCTGCTGATTACGACTACGATAAGTTTGTAGGTGGAGCAGACTCTAATGTTGGAATCATGCAATCTGTGAAGGTTGGACCAACTATAGCCGATGATATTAAAGAAGCTGCTTTCCTGGCAATTTTATTCTCATTGATTGTAGTATTCCTATACATTCTGTTTAGATTCCGTAAAGTTGGATTCTCTTCAGGAGCGGTTGTAGCGGTATTCCACGATTCATTGATAGTATTGTCATTGTTCTCGGTTTTCTATGGTATACTACCTTTCTCATTAGAAATAGATCAGGCATTTATAGCCGCTATTCTAACTGTAATCGGATATTCGCTGAATGATACCGTGGTTGTATTTGACCGTATTCGTGAGGTGATTGGAGAACATAAAAACCGTGAGTTTAAAGGTATGGTAAACGAAGCGATGAACTCAACATTGAGTCGTACTGTTAATACTTCGTTAACAACATTCTTCGTAATCCTTTCTATCTTCATATTTGCAGAAACGATTAGAGGATTCATGTTTGCATTGCTTGTTGGTATAGTTGTAGGTACTTACTCTTCATTGTTCATAGCTACACCGGTTATGTACGATATTGAAGCTAAGCGTAAAAACGGACTGGCAAAAGAAGACGAGAAATAA